The DNA sequence CAAGAGCATCATGCTTTAATGCAACAAAATCTTATTGCTTATAATAAACTGATACCACAAATAATGAATGTTGTGGATTCATCACTTGTATTAAATCAACTACTTAATAAGGAGAGTGATTTAGATGCAATGATGGCAGATGGTTGGGATGAACAATGGTTAGAGACATACTCAACCAAGAACCCCAAAGATACCTTTGCAATAGATGTAAAAGATCACTGCATCCCGGTACCCGGGCATGTAACATCGGCATACGGATGGCGATGGGGACGAATGCACAAAGGAATAGACCTAAAACTCTATGTAGGCGATACAGTACGTGCAGCATTTACAGGAAAGATAAGCACCACAGCATATCAGGCAAGAGGATACGGATATTATGTAAAAATACGCCATATTAACGGGTTAGAGACCGTATATGGTCACCTGTCAAGAATACTTGTAAAACCCAATCAAATAGTTAAAGCA is a window from the Bacteroidales bacterium genome containing:
- a CDS encoding peptidoglycan DD-metalloendopeptidase family protein; this encodes MIKSVKIVMLILIVAVMHVGLSYAQPTRLNAQEHHALMQQNLIAYNKLIPQIMNVVDSSLVLNQLLNKESDLDAMMADGWDEQWLETYSTKNPKDTFAIDVKDHCIPVPGHVTSAYGWRWGRMHKGIDLKLYVGDTVRAAFTGKISTTAYQARGYGYYVKIRHINGLETVYGHLSRILVKPNQIVKAGEPIALGGNTGRSTGPHLHFETKLMGMTINPAEIFDFKNQVAHTDTYMFYKKKQQNSAVNSYATHRIKSGESLSTIARKYRTTVTQLCRLNGIKSNKILRVGSVIRVR